A window of Prolixibacter sp. SD074 contains these coding sequences:
- a CDS encoding nucleoside phosphorylase, translated as MKKIKASELIINPDGTIFHLHLKPENLAKNIILVGDPGRVQLVSSFFDNIETTSENREFVSATGTFRGKRITALSTGIGTDNIDIVVNELDALVNIDLETRTIKEEHTALNIVRIGTSGALQADIPVNSYVASKRAIGFDGLLNFYAGREKFADVDFEKSFKEHTGWNPLLTSPYVVESDPALFNKIVGNDMVSGVTISAPGFYGPQGRELRLPTADPSLNDKIETFRFNGMKITNYEMECSAIYGLSHLLGHHALTICAIIANRVTREANENYKPAITNLVQTVLERIVM; from the coding sequence ATGAAAAAAATAAAAGCATCTGAGCTTATTATCAATCCGGATGGCACCATTTTCCATTTGCATCTCAAACCTGAAAATCTTGCAAAAAACATAATTCTGGTCGGAGATCCGGGACGTGTGCAACTGGTTTCTTCTTTTTTCGACAATATCGAAACCACTTCCGAAAACCGGGAGTTTGTTTCGGCAACCGGTACCTTTCGCGGCAAGCGGATTACCGCATTATCCACCGGTATTGGAACCGACAATATCGATATTGTCGTGAACGAACTGGATGCACTGGTCAACATCGATTTGGAAACCCGCACGATTAAGGAAGAGCATACAGCGCTGAATATTGTCCGCATTGGTACTTCCGGGGCACTTCAGGCCGATATTCCGGTAAACAGTTACGTTGCTTCGAAACGGGCCATTGGTTTTGATGGTTTATTGAACTTTTACGCTGGCCGCGAAAAATTTGCCGATGTCGATTTCGAAAAATCGTTCAAAGAGCATACCGGATGGAATCCTTTGTTGACTTCACCATATGTCGTGGAAAGTGATCCTGCACTCTTTAATAAGATTGTAGGTAACGATATGGTTTCAGGCGTCACCATTTCGGCCCCGGGCTTTTATGGCCCGCAAGGTCGCGAACTTCGTTTACCAACGGCTGATCCCAGTTTGAACGATAAAATTGAAACCTTCCGTTTTAACGGGATGAAAATAACCAATTACGAAATGGAGTGCTCTGCTATTTATGGCTTGAGCCATCTATTGGGCCACCATGCCCTGACAATTTGTGCCATCATTGCCAACCGCGTAACCCGCGAAGCCAATGAAAACTATAAACCAGCAATTACAAATCTGGTTCAGACCGTACTTGAACGAATTGTTATGTAA
- a CDS encoding transglutaminase family protein, which produces MDKQLQAMISLLEDPEKRVYEAVQQELMDADPSLIPKLEAAWENADTLLQQNRLEKVISHLRFRKVADRLKSWNEPELPSFLDGWIILSQIQYPDLEPKDVEIQIQQIVTDAWLEMNESLTSLEKTTILNHILFELYHFDLNVANFGALQNCFINDILSSRKGNPSTLTLLYCLVARKLNLPIYHLNLKRVLFLAYYDPEMSKEAFGTTSSPILFYINPANKGAIIGHKEMDYYLSRQQIEMGSDIIMDDRFCLKGLIEIMQDAYRATGETEKVEQLDVLKEIITT; this is translated from the coding sequence ATGGATAAACAGTTACAAGCCATGATTTCGTTGCTCGAAGACCCGGAAAAAAGGGTTTACGAAGCAGTACAGCAGGAATTAATGGATGCCGATCCTTCCCTGATTCCTAAATTGGAAGCAGCGTGGGAGAATGCTGATACCCTGCTGCAACAAAATCGCCTGGAGAAAGTGATTTCGCACCTCCGGTTCCGCAAGGTGGCCGACCGGTTAAAAAGCTGGAATGAACCGGAACTTCCCTCCTTCCTCGACGGATGGATCATTTTGAGTCAAATTCAGTACCCTGACCTGGAGCCGAAAGATGTTGAGATACAGATACAGCAAATTGTAACAGATGCGTGGCTGGAAATGAATGAATCGTTGACATCACTTGAAAAAACCACCATCCTGAATCACATTCTTTTCGAATTGTATCATTTTGACCTGAACGTGGCAAATTTTGGAGCGCTGCAAAACTGCTTTATCAACGATATCCTTTCATCCCGGAAGGGAAATCCTTCAACCCTAACGCTACTCTATTGCCTGGTAGCCAGGAAGCTGAACCTGCCCATTTACCACCTAAACCTGAAGCGGGTACTGTTTTTGGCTTATTATGATCCAGAGATGTCGAAGGAAGCATTCGGCACAACATCGTCTCCCATCCTCTTTTACATCAATCCGGCAAACAAAGGAGCCATCATTGGTCACAAGGAGATGGACTATTACCTAAGCCGCCAACAAATCGAAATGGGCTCGGACATTATTATGGACGATCGGTTTTGTTTGAAGGGCCTCATCGAAATTATGCAGGATGCCTATCGGGCGACAGGGGAAACGGAAAAGGTGGAGCAACTGGATGTACTGAAAGAAATAATTACCACCTAA
- the rny gene encoding ribonuclease Y: MTMIIIAGVVGLILGGVISYFVWDKALKKKKDKLIGEAEARAEMLKEKKILQAKEKFIQLKSEHEKYINEKNQRITSNENKLKQRETNFLQRKEELQHKVREFETTRKEVEVIRENLTAQLEVVEQKSEELDKMHKLQVEQLESISGLSANEAKAQLTDSLKNEAKTEAMSYIQEIMDEAKMTANKEAKKIVIKSIQRVATETAVENSVTIFHIENDEIKGRIIGREGRNIRALEAATGVEIIVDDTPEAIVLSAFDPVRREIARLALHQLVTDGRIHPARIEEVVNKVKKQIEEEIIETGKRTCIDLGIHGMHPELIRLIGKMKYRSSYGQNLLQHSRETANLCAIMASELGLNPKQAKRAGLLHDIGKVPDDEPELPHAILGMKLAEKYKEKPVVTNAVGAHHDEIEMTSLLAPIVQVCDAISGARPGARREAVESYIKRLKDLEAMALSYPGVMKTYAIQAGRELRVIVGSDRLTDKEAEELSYDIAKKIQDEMTYPGQVKITVIRETRAVNYAK; encoded by the coding sequence ATGACAATGATAATCATAGCAGGTGTCGTTGGCTTAATCTTAGGAGGGGTGATTTCCTACTTTGTTTGGGACAAGGCGCTGAAGAAGAAGAAAGACAAACTCATCGGCGAGGCAGAAGCCAGGGCCGAGATGCTGAAGGAGAAAAAAATACTCCAGGCAAAAGAAAAATTCATCCAGCTGAAATCGGAACACGAGAAGTATATCAACGAAAAGAATCAGCGGATTACAAGCAATGAGAATAAACTCAAACAGCGCGAAACAAACTTCCTGCAACGAAAAGAAGAGTTGCAGCATAAGGTAAGGGAATTTGAAACGACCCGGAAGGAAGTTGAAGTGATTCGGGAAAATCTTACGGCGCAGCTGGAAGTGGTTGAACAGAAGAGCGAAGAACTGGACAAAATGCACAAGCTGCAGGTGGAACAACTGGAATCAATCTCTGGTTTGTCGGCTAACGAGGCGAAAGCCCAGTTGACTGATTCACTGAAAAATGAAGCGAAAACCGAGGCGATGTCGTACATCCAGGAAATTATGGATGAAGCCAAAATGACCGCTAACAAGGAGGCCAAAAAGATTGTTATCAAATCGATTCAGCGAGTTGCTACCGAAACCGCTGTGGAGAACTCTGTTACTATCTTCCACATTGAGAACGACGAAATAAAAGGCCGCATTATCGGTCGTGAAGGACGTAACATTCGTGCACTTGAAGCTGCTACCGGAGTCGAGATTATTGTCGACGATACGCCCGAAGCCATCGTTCTTTCAGCATTCGATCCGGTACGTCGTGAAATTGCCCGTTTGGCATTGCACCAACTGGTAACCGACGGACGTATCCACCCGGCCCGTATTGAAGAGGTGGTGAACAAGGTCAAGAAACAGATTGAAGAAGAGATCATCGAAACCGGTAAACGGACCTGTATCGATCTCGGAATTCACGGAATGCATCCAGAACTGATTCGTTTGATTGGTAAAATGAAATACCGTTCTTCTTACGGACAGAACCTGTTGCAACATTCGCGCGAAACAGCTAATCTTTGTGCTATCATGGCTTCCGAATTGGGTTTGAACCCGAAACAGGCCAAACGTGCCGGACTGTTGCACGATATCGGTAAGGTGCCGGATGACGAGCCGGAATTGCCACACGCAATCCTGGGTATGAAGCTGGCTGAAAAATACAAAGAGAAGCCGGTTGTAACCAATGCGGTTGGAGCGCACCACGATGAGATTGAAATGACCAGCTTGCTGGCGCCTATCGTTCAGGTTTGTGACGCTATTTCAGGCGCCCGTCCGGGTGCCCGTCGCGAAGCAGTTGAATCATACATCAAGCGACTGAAAGATTTGGAGGCAATGGCGCTTTCTTATCCAGGTGTTATGAAGACCTATGCTATTCAGGCAGGTCGCGAATTGCGCGTGATTGTGGGAAGTGATAGGCTGACCGATAAGGAGGCGGAAGAACTTTCGTACGATATCGCCAAGAAAATTCAGGATGAGATGACTTATCCCGGGCAGGTGAAAATTACAGTTATTCGGGAAACCCGGGCGGTTAATTATGCCAAATAG
- a CDS encoding cell division protein ZapA codes for MEDKLSININIADRRYPLRIDRNDEEKIRKAAKIINDKVLQYKQRYANKDSQDCLSMATLQFVIQMLDVEKRNDISPLVEELEELNDFLAEYLEKES; via the coding sequence ATGGAAGATAAACTTTCAATCAATATTAATATAGCCGACCGGCGGTATCCGTTGCGCATCGATCGCAACGATGAGGAGAAGATACGGAAGGCGGCGAAAATTATTAACGACAAGGTTCTGCAGTACAAGCAGCGCTATGCCAATAAGGATAGCCAGGATTGTCTGTCGATGGCCACGTTGCAGTTTGTTATTCAGATGCTTGACGTTGAAAAGCGAAATGATATTTCGCCGTTGGTTGAAGAACTGGAAGAACTAAACGATTTTTTAGCAGAATATCTGGAAAAGGAAAGTTAA